The segment GGTCATTTGTACGCAAAATTGTAAGAAATGTGACACTTAACTTTATCACTTGTGACCATTTCATATTATATTTCGCTTCAAATTGATGTTTTGGTAGCTTTAACACATCTTTAAAAACATGCTGTGCGTCGAGTTGCTGCTCTTCTAAATAAGCAAGAAATGCCAAGAACAACTTATGATCTTCTAGTTGTAAATCCTTGTTTTGTAATAATGCGTCGAGTTGATCACGCGGTGAATTCGCCCGTTGAAATAATTTTTCGAGCTGTCTTTCAAGCTGCACATTTTTATATTGAAGAAAATTAATAATAGTAGACATTGTATTTCCCCATTTTAACAATTATTTGTTCATTAACTACTGTAACAAAGTTTGAAACTTAAAACATGGAAAAGCCCTCTATGTCACTTTGAAAATTCGCATCGCGTAAATCATCAGTAGTGCACAAAGTAGAAATAAACTACTTACAAAAATACCTGCTAATAAGTAACCCCCCTGCTCAATGAAATACCCGAAAAATGGCGGTATTAAAAACACACCGATCGAGGCAACCGTTACACTATAGCCACTTGCAAAACCACTTAACGAACGGTCAACACTTTCTACTGCGAGCGTCATCCAAATACCATTAAACCCTGACAACGCGAAACCAATAAACGCAATGAAAATGACAATTAAAATAGTAGATTGACTAAAGTAAAGACCTACCAAGCTGCCTGTGCTAATCAGTGTAATCCCAAACAAAACAAGCCACCGATTCCCAGCTAAAAAACGATCGCTAATAACACCCCATGAAACCCTCCCCACCGCGCCACATAACTCCGATAAGGCTAAACAAAGACCTGCGACATAAATTGGCCAATGTTTTGTTTCAATTAAAAATAAAATTAAATACGTGTTAAACGTTATTTGTACACCCATTAAGATAAAAGCAGAACTATTTGTGAAAAATAACATTTTAGATTTGCTTAATTGTTTTACCAGCGTCCAAAGTCGTTCTGTTGATTGGACTGGCTTTTCTGTCCACGGTAAACGGATAAAATAAATACTGCTAACGAGACATACAATGACAAGCACTAGTACCGCTATTGTCATCGCCCACCTCCAACCAATCACTACCGCTAACGGCAGAAGTAAAATACTAATTGTTGCCGAAGCAAGTGTAATCGACATTTGCTTCACACCCATTGGCAATGTTAATTTGGATGGTGAAAATTCGTACACAAGTAATTTATTCGTCACCGGATGCATCCCACCATAAGCAAGTCCAGCAATTAAAATAAAAATAAACGCTAGATAAAAATTATCCATCCACGCAAAAACTAAAAAACTACCCGCAACGACGCTCATCAACAAAATCATTAACAGTCTCGTATTCACACGGTCCGCAACATAACCAATTGGCATCGTCGCTAAAAATTGTCCAATAAAAAGTGCAGTTGGAAACAGACCCAACTGCACTTTTGTTAATGCTAAATCTTCTCCTATAAATACCATGAAAGTGCTTAAGCTCCTGCCAACAAATGCAGTAAAAAACTGACCTACTAGTATGAGGAGTACCATTATTTTACCTTGCTGCAGCAACTTTTCCATAAGAACCCCTCTCTTTCTACATCCCTAACATTTTCGGAACAAAGAGCACTAAGTCCGGTATATATGTAAGGAATAATAAAACAATAAATGAAATAATGATGAATGGGAATACACTTTTCACGAGTGTCTCAAACTTCACATCTGCCATCGAAGACACGATAAATAACCCCGTCCCAACTGGTGGTGTTAATAATCCGAGTGTTAAATTGATACAAATAATGACCCCGAAATGCACTGGATCAATATTCAATGCGAGTACAAGCGGCATTAATACAGGTACTAAAATAATGAGTGCTGCGATGCCGTCGAGTAGCATGCCGACGACAAGTAATGATAGGTTTACAAGCAATAAAAATACCCATGGACTTTCTGTAATACTTAACATGCTATCTACCAATAATTGCGGAATGCGTTCAAATGCAATCATCCACCCAAAAATATTTGCCATAATAATTAAATACGTAACTGTGGCAGTGTTTGTTACCGTACTAATTAACATTTTCGGTATTTTCTTCAAATCTAATTCACGATAAAAAAATAGCCCCACAACAATCGCAATTAAACAAGCAACAGCTGCGGATTCTGTCGCTGTAAAGATGCCCTTTAAAATCCCGACAACAACTGTTATAGGTATTAATAATGCTGGTAGTACTTGAAATGTACTTTTTAATATGACTTTTAATGGCGCACGCTCACTTTTCGGAAAGTTTTGCTTATAACCCATAAAAGAAATAACCCCAATAAATACAAGTCCATAAATGATACCAGGTACGATTCCAGCCATAAACAACGCCCCAATAGACGTACTCGACAGCGTGCCATAAATAATAAAAATCATACTAGGTGGAATAATCGGGGCAATAATGGAAGAGGCTAATGTAATAGATGCTGCGAATTCACGTTTATAGCCCTCTTTTTCCATTTGCGGCACCATTACTTTACTCATCATCGCAGCTTGTGCATTGGCAGAGCCTAAAATAGACGCCAAAAACATATTCGCCACGACTGTCACATAGGCAAGCCCACCTTTAAAGTGACCAATGAGTACGCGGGCAAATTGGACGAGGCGCGTCGTAATGCCACCTTCATTCATAATTTCGCCCATTAACATGAATAATGGAATCGCGAGTAAACCAAAGTTTTCAAGACTTGAATACATACGAAGTGGTGTCGAATCGAGCAACATCACTTGTCCATTTAATAAGAAATAAATAATCGTAATAATACCTAAAACCATTGCGATTGGAATCCCCATAATTAATAGCAGAAAGAAAATGGCGATCGTTAAAAATGTCATCTTAACTCACGCCTCCTTCTACTTTTTCTACTACTTCAGGCTCACCATTCACTAGATTGTTAATAAAGCGAGTCAAAATGTGAACAAAAGCAAAGACCAGTCCTATTGGTACAGCGCTGTATGGAATCCACATCGGAATTTGGAGCGCACTCGATTTTTGAATAAGCATAGAGGGGAGCATCATCCAATGAACCGCGTAATAAATTAAAATTCCTAAAAATACAATCATCGTTAAATCCTGTGCACTGCGTAGCCACCTTTTCTTATTGTCTGAAATCGCATCATAGAGAAAAGTAACGGAAGCCTGGGTGCCATATTTCAGGCCCCAGCTTCCCCCAATAAAAGATGTCCAAATCAATAAGAAAATAGAAACTTCGCCAGCCCAAGGGATCGGATCTTTTAGGAAGTAACGATAACAAACCGCGACAATCATCAATATTGCTAAAGCACCCATTAAAATCGTCATAATTACTTCTTCCAGCTTCGTTAGTAAATTACTGAATTTAGTCAATAATTGTACCACTCAAATCCCCCCTAGAAACTAGTTTCGTGCAGCTTCGATAAAGCGTTTCATTAAATCAGATTTAGCACTATATTCAGCATCAAATGATTCGATTTCTTCAGCGTATACATCTGCCCCTAATTCCGTTACAGTCATACCTTGATCTGCCAATTGCTTTTTAAAATCTTCCTCTTGTGAAGCACGTGTATCTACTGCATATTTTGAAGCGATAACTAATGATTCCGTAATGATTTTTTGCGCATCCGCAGATAAATCATTGAAAGCTTTTTCGTTCGTTAAAATGATTGATGGCCATACCATGTGATTTGTTACCGTCGCATATTTTGCTACTTCAGAATATTTATTTGTAATCGTCGCATCTAAGTCCATATCCATTCCGTCAATAACACCTGTTTGTAATGCTGAATAAACTTCTGGTAACGGTAACGCCTCTGGTGCTGCACCTGTTGATTGATAGAAGTAAGTCAGTGGCGGCGATGGTGTGACACGCATTTTTAAGCCTTTTAAATCGCTCGGTTTTGTCACTTCTTTGTCTTTCGTAATCATGACACGCTGACCTGCGAATAAATAATCTAATGGTTTTAATCCCGTACCTTCAATTTGCTTTAACATTTCTTTCCCAAGTTCTCCTTGGCTCATTTCATACGCATCTTGTAATGAATTAAATGCATACGGTGTAAACCATGCCGCTAAGTCCGGTGTACGAGCACTTAAATACGCCGCTGTAATTAACGCAAAGTCAATCGAACCCGCTTCCACTTGCTGTACCATATCTGCTTCTGTGCCTAGCTGACTTGCTGGATAAATTTCCACTTGCATTTTGCCGCCAGAGCGCGCCTGCAATTCTTCATTGAATTTTTCTGCAGCTAAATGCCACATATGATCTGTCGCTGTAATATGCGCCAGTTTAAATGTTTTTGTCGGTAAATCTAATTCCGTGCTCGCATCACCTGCTACCGACGTCTCAACCTTTTCCCCTGCATCTTCATCTGGTTTTTGCGCTGTTGAATCTTTATCATCTGAGCTACATGCCACTAATGCCAATGCCATTAAAAAGAATAATCCGATTTGAAGGAACTTCGGTAATTTTTTCATCAATGCATTCTCCTCTTAAATCATTATTTTTTAGATTTACCTGCAACGCCCCAATGCTTTGGTAAAATTTCAGTAATGATGACTCGAACTTGTTCAGGTGACACTTCCGCGGCTTCGACAAGAGATTCTGTTACTTTCGCAATGATGTTTTCCTTTTGTTCATCTGTCCGTCCTTCAAGTAATTGGATTTGTACGATAGGCATCGAAAATTTACACCTCTATTTCACATTCAGCGTCAGTTTACCTAACGCGCCGTAATCCGCTTCAATGACGTCGCCCGCTTCCACTGCGATTGCATCTGTAATTCCACCGGTTAATACGAGTTGACCTGGTGTGATGCCACGTCCTTCTCGCTCTAACATCGTCAATAATTCAATGACAGAATAAATTGGATGCCCAAGTACGGCTGCACCTTGTCCAAATAACTTATCTTCACCATTTTGCTTTAACGTGACTTCAACCGCAGACCAATCCAGTGCATACGGTGAAAATGCTTGTGCACTTAATAAAATTTTTGTCGATGAAGCATTATCTGCAATGACATCTGGCAATGTAAAGGAGAAGTTTTGATAACGGCTATCAATTACTTCCAGTGCTAAATACACACTTTCTACTGCATCCCATACATCCAGTGGTGTTAGGTTCGCGCCAAACAATGCTTTTTTGAACACAAAAGCGACTTCTGCCTCTACACGTGGATGGATATATTCAGCAGCCGTTAGTTCATTTTTTGTTAAATTCATAGAAGATGTTAAACGACCATAAATGGGTGAATCTACCCCTACTTGTTGCTGCTTTGCGACACTCGTTAACCCCATTTTCCAGCCAATAAAACGGTTAGCTGATGTTAACGTTTGTTCAATACTAATTTTTTGAATTTCGTATGCTTGCTCGACCGTTAAATCAGGCTTTGAAACGGTAATTTTTTCGATTGCCTGCTTCGTTTTTTGTGCTGTCGCAACTTGTGAAGCATAGTTAAATAAAGTCATTGCTTGCCACCAACCTTATCCCTCGCTAAATTTTGTGCTACTTCGATGATTGTATCTTCCTGACCGCCAACAACATTTAATTTTCCTAGCTCTACTAAAATATCACGCGCATCAATCCCTACCTTTTCTGCTGCGAGATTGGCATGACGTAAAAAGCTCGAATATACACCTGCATAGCCCATCACTAAGCTCCCCGATGTAATATCTTGTGGTTGCGGTAATATTTCGTTGCGCACATAATCGGCTAAATCGAGCATTTCATATAAATCAATGCCCGTTTCAATGTCCATACGTTGTAACACCGCCACTAATACTTCCGTTTGCGTATTACCCGCTCCTGCGCCTAAACAGCAAATGCTGCCATCAATTCGCGTCGCACCTTCCTCAATGGCAACGAGCGTATTCGCAACAGCTAAACTCAAGTTATTATGAGCATGGAAGCCCACTTCGACTTGTAAATTTTCGCTTAGTAATCGGATACGATCCCGTACATCGGATGGCAGCATCGCACCAGCAGAATCTGTTACGTACACACCATCTGCACCGTAAGACTCCATTAATAATGCTTGTTGTAAAACTGTTGCAGGAGGTGCTGAATGGGCCATCATAAGAAAGCCAAACACTTCCATTCCTAAATTTTTCGCTGTTTCAATATGTTGCTTTGAGACATCAGCCTCGGTCACATGTGTCGCTACACGAACCGCGCGCGCACCTGCTTCATACGCCAGTTTTAAATCTTCAATTGTCCCAATGCCCGGAATTAATAGCACGGTAACGACCGAGTCTCCCGCTACTTCGGCTGCCTCTTTCACTAATTCAATATCATATTCTTTAGAAAATCCGTACTGTAAAGACGACCCGCCTAAACCATCACCATGCGTTACTTCGATGTAAGGCACCCTTGCCTTGCTCAGCCCTTGCGTTACTTTACGTACTTGCTCAAAAGTAAACTGATGTCCAACAACATGGCTTCCATCACGCAATGCTACTTCTGTAATGTAAATGGGTTTCATTGCACTTCCGCCCCTTCTAACATCGACTTCGCAATTTCTTCTGCTACTTTTAATGCAGCCGCCGTCATAATATCTAAATTCCCCGCGTAAATTGGCAAATAATCACCTAGTCCCTCTACTTCAAGGAATACCGTTACTTTTTTTCCTTCAATGAGCGGGTCAATTTTCAAGCGATAGCCTGGTACGAAGTCATTTACTCTACTTACCATATTTCGTACAGCAGCTGAAATAGCTTCTGCATCCCCGTCCTCTTTTAATAAACACATGACCGTATCGCGCATGAGTAGTGGTGGCTCGGCTGGATTCAAAATAATAATGGCCTTCCCAATTTTCGCACCACCGACTTGCTCAATCGCACGTGCTGTCGTTTGTGTAAACTCATCAATATTGGCACGCGTACCTGGTCCTGCACTTTTCGAGGCAATTGTAGCAATGATTTCTGCATAATCGACTGGTTGAACCGAATTAATCGCATGAACAATTGGAATCGTTGCTTGCCCACCACATGTGATCATATTGACAACTTCTTTTTCGAGATGTTCCGTTAAATTAACCGTCGGTGCTACAAATGGACCAATTGCCGCTGGTGTTAAATCCACAATCCGGATATCCAATCCTTTCACAGCATTTACATGATGTTGATGCGCCTTTGCTGATGTCGCATCAAACAATATTTTTGCGCGTTCTGGATTTTCAAGAAAACCTTCAATCCCAGTTGAAATCGTTTCAATACCCGCTTCTTGCGCCATTTTCAACCCTTCTGATTGCGGGTCAATGCCAATTAAAACCGACATTTCTAAATACGGTGATCGCTGGATTTTTATCATTAAATCTGTTCCAATATTCCCTGAACCGATAATGCCTACTTTAATTTTCTCCATTTTGGTACCACCCTTTTTATCAATTATGTCTTAGCGTAATTGCGTCTAGATTTTCTTCGTGCTCGCTTACAAGAGATGTTAGCCTGAGTCCCCTTATTAAGCTAGCTGAATCTAGTTAAATTCAACTTGGACTTTACCTAATAATTCGCCGAAATCAGCGACAAAAACATCGCCAACCTCTGCATCAAGAGCCGCAGATAAAGCGCCGGATAACACGACTTCCCCAGCTTCCATCCCGATATTAAAGTCAGCAAGGCGATTCACTAGCCAAGCAACACAGGCAGCGGGATTTCCTAATACATCTGCGCCTTTACCGGCATTTACCTTCTCACCATTTTTATAAAAGTCCATTTCAATCGCTGGTAAATCGACTTGTGCAACGTCACGTTTAATATCTCCTAATACATATTTCGCCGAAGATGCATTGTCTGCAATCGTATCTAACAGCTTGATTTTCCAATTTTCAATACGACTATCGACAATTTCAAGACTACCAACTATGTAATCTGTTGCTTCAATCACTTGTGCAACTGTTACATTTGGTCCTTTTAAAGGCGCTTTTAAAAAGAACGCTACTTCTGCCTCTACGCGCGGTTTTAAATACTCACTTCGTAAAGTCGTACCATCTGTTATTTCCATATTGGAAAGTAAATGCCCATAATCCGGCTCATCCACATTCAATAAATTTTGCATTGCTTTAGAAGTAAGTCCGATTTTTTTGCCCGTAACGCGATGCCCTTGTGCTACTTTTTCATTAATCGTTTCAAGTTGAATTAAATACGCATCTTTCACTGTTAAATTTTCGAGTGATTGGGTAAGCGGCTGAATGCCATTTTGATTTTGTTCAGCCAATAATAATTTATGTGACCATTCGATTAAATTAACAACCATGTTCCTAATTCCCCCTACAATTTGATCGTAATATTAGACACTTCACAATAAAATTCGAAGCTATGTGCCCCACCTTCACGGCCAATACCGCTATGCTTCATGCCACCGAATGGCGTTCGTAAGTCGCGTAAATACCATGTATTCACCCATACAATGCCAGATTCAATTTGACCGGCAACACGATGGGCACGGCGCAAATCATTGGTCCAAATTGTCGCACCTAAGCCGTAATTCGTGTCATTTGCATAGCCGAGTACTTCCTCTTCTGTATCAAACGGCAACACCGCAACGACCGGACCGAAAATTTCTTCTTTTACACAGCGCGAATTTTGTGTTAGACCGACAATAATCGTAGGTTCGATAAAATAGCCTTTGTCGATATTAGCTGGACGTCCGCCCCCTGTTAGTATTTGACCGCCTTCTTCGCGCGCAATATCGATATAGCCCATCACTTTTTCATAATGCTCTTTCCCAACAACTGAACCGATAGTTGTACTCGCTTCAAACGGGTCTCCTATTTTTAACTCATTTGTTCGTGCAGCAAACTTTTCGATAAAGGCATCAAAAATGGGACGTTCTACATAAATGCGCGAACCACATAAACACACTTGCCCCTGGTTCATAAAACTTGATTTTAAAGTCGTTTCAATTACTTCATCTAAATCCGAATCTGCGAAAATAATGTTTGGATTTTTGCCACCGAGCTCAAACGAAACTTTTTTTAGTGTCGGTGCAGCGGCTTTCATAATTGTCGTACCTGTGCGTGTTTCACCTGTAAATGTAATCGCGTCTACATCTGGATGCTCAGATAAAAAAGCACCTGTAGAATTGCCACCAAAACCGTGCACAAGATTGACTACACCGTCCGGCACACCCGCCTCTTTACAAAGTTCAACTAAGCGTGTAGCTGTCATCGGCGTTAGCTCGGCTGGCTTCATAACAGCTGTACTACCCGCCGCTAAGCATGGCGCTAATTTCCAAGTTAACAATAACAGCGGTAAATTCCATGGATTGATCATGGCCACAACCCCTACTGGACGGGTAACCGAGTAATGCAGCGCTATATTATCTTGGTTGTAAGATTCATTGCCTAAAGATGTTAAATAATCCGCAAAGAAGTGGAAATTATGAGCTGAGCGCTTTATATCCATTTCTAATGCTAATAAATACGGCTTTCCAGTATCCGTAGCTTCTAATGCCGCGAGTTCTTCAACATTTTTCAAAATTAAATCCCCGATACGGCGAAGAATTTGGGAACGTTCTTTTGTTGTGAAATCTTTCCACGGTCCTTTTAATGCCACTTTTGCCGCAGCAACCGCTTCGTCTACCTGCTCTTTCGTTGCCTCGGCAATCCATCCGACGACTTCTTCTGTCGCGGGATTAATATTTTCGAACTTCATTTCATCTTGGACATCGACAAATTGACCATTAATAAAATTGCGACAATTGATACTTTTCGTTTCAATTTTCGTTGGTTGCATAACACAGGTCACCCCTTCCATAATCGTGAGAACGACTTTAAGAAAATACCGTCTCCTGTACGATTTCCTTAAAGCCGCCCCTGCACTACTCTTCTATTTCTACGATCATTTCAATTTCAACTGCTGTATTATTCGGAAGCTGTGCCATCCCAACTGCTGAACGTGCATGCTTGCCTTTCTCACCAAAAACGTCAACGAGTAAATCCGATGCACCATTCATTATTTTTGGTTGCTGTGTAAAGTCCGGAGCTGAGTTGACCATACCAAAAATTTTAACGACGCGTTTCACTTTCGACAGGTCACCTAATTCATTTTTTAATACGGTAATGAGATTAATCATCGAATGTCTACAAGCTTCATAGCCTTCCTCAACCGAAAGATCCAAACCTAACTTGCCGTGGAATTGATCGACACCTTGCCCAGATGTGAAGAGTAAATTACCCGTACGCACACAGCTGACGTAATTTCCAACAGCTGAGCGGGGCTGCCCTAATTCAATTCCTAGTTCTTGCAAACGGTCTTCAGGCGTTTTCAACTGATTTACCATAGATTTTGCTCCTTTCAATGTTCAAAAAGGAAAGAACATTTTCTCCAAGGATGGCTGCACGGTCTTCATCTGACAATGCGCCATATTCATCAATGACTTTCCCTGGGTCAATTTCTCTAAGTAGGAACGGGTAATCAGAGCCCATAATGACTTTATCTACTCCGAACCGATCAATTAAATATTGAAGATTTTGTGGTTCATATACTAATGAATCAAAGTAAAAGTTTTTTGTGTAATAGCTTGGTGGATGCTCCGTCTTCCGTATGTCCGGCCATACTTTCCATCCTTGATCAAGGCGCGGTAATATATAAGGGAAAGACCCTCCACCATGCGCAAAGCATACTTTTAAATTTGGACATTTTTCCATCACACCGCTCCACAGTAAGCTCGCTGCAGCTAATGCTGTTTCGCTTGGCATGCCGATTGTGTACATGAAATTGTGTTCAGGCGTACGATCTTTTGCCATCGTTTCCCATGGATGCACGAACAATGGCATTTCATACTGTTCAGCTACCTTGAAAAATGGTAGTAAATAGTCGCTATCTAAATTTTGACCATTCACATTCGTTCCAATTTCAATACCAGCTAAACCTATTTCCTTACAACGAATGAGCTCTTTCACAGAAACTTCCGCATCTTGTAATGGCACTGTGCCTAATCCGATAAAACGATTTGGATATTGCTTTACTGTTTGCGCAATAAAATCATTTTGGTAAACGGCTAATTCCAGCGCTTGCTCGACAGGTGCCCAATATGAAAATGTTACAGGGACAGGTGATAAAACTTGCATATCGACACGCTCTCTATCCATATCTTCAATACGTTTTTCCGCATCCCATACTTGAGCATCAACTGCGCGGAAAACCTTGCCGGACACCATTATATCTGCCCCGCAGGAACATTTATTTTCTAATATCGGCCAGCGATCATTGCCGTATTTTTTCGCTAAATCGGGTAAGTCCTCTGGGTAAATATGCGTATGAAAATCTATTCGCATTGCCATTCACTCACCGTTTCAGGCATTACATGACCGCAGTTCGTACATGTACGGAGTTGTTCTGACCCATTAAAGAATGAAATGCCCTCTGCAATTTGTCGCCCAATATCTGTCACTTGTAAACGAGCCTTATATAGTTCATGATCACATTCACTACATAACCAAACTAAATCCTCTAATTCGCCTTCTTTACGTTTCCGTTCAATAACAATTCCATATGTGTCGGCTACACGATGTGGAGAATGGGGAACATTTGCCGGAAGCGTAAACATTTCTCCTTCTTTTACTTCCACAACTTCACGCTTGTTTGCATCATTAATGACTTCCACATAGCATGAACCTTGAATTTGGTAGAAAATTTCATCAGAAGGATCGACATGGAATTCACGACGCGCATTTGGACCTCCGATTAACATAATGAGAAATTCTGAGTCTTCCCATAGCACTTTATTATTAACAGGTGGTTTTAAAAGGTCTTTATTATCCTCAATAATTTTCCATAAATTTAATGATCTCGCTTTTAATTTGCTCACTGTTTCCTTCGTCATAAAAAATTCCCCCTTATAATCGTTAATAATTGATTGTCATATAACCGATTTCCCTTGAAATTAAGTTGGCTGCACGCACAACTTCCTGTGTAATGTGACGCTTTTCCTTTTCCATATAGGCTTTTTCACCAACTAAATTTAAGGCGGCTACCACTTGTCCGTTGTACGACTTAATCGGTGCTGCAATCCCATATGTTATTGTTTCATTTTCTCCGTCACTAATCGCATAGCCACGTTCCCGTACAAGCGCTAATTCTTCCTCCAATGTTTTAATACAAACAATCGTGTTCGGTGTGGCTTTTAGCATACCCCCTGCCAGCATAGGCGCCATAAACGATTTATTGTATGCCAGTAGCACCTTACCTATACTCGTTGCATGTGCAGGAAACCTTGTTCTCCCAACTAAAGTTGGCACAACATCCACATGAGGTGACATCGCTTTGAACACAAAACGGACTTTGCCATCATCAAACATACCAATATGAGATGTTCCTTTAAAACGGGCTAGCAATTGACTAATAATCGGTCCTGCTTCTGCATTAATATCTTGAAAATACATGACCTTGTTGCTCCACTCTAAAATTTTCCAACCTAAGCGATAACGACGGTCACTCCCTTGAATGAGAATTCTTTCTTGGCACATCGCTTTTAAAAAATGATGCGTGGAGCTCGGTGGTGAATTTAATTTATCCGCTATTTCCTTGTTGCTCAACGAAGGTTCATCATCCGTAAATAACTCAATAATCGTCGCTAACTTTGCAACAGATCCGATCAATCTCGCTTCACCACCCCTACATTTTTATGTGGACTGTTTGACAGCTTTGCCATTTTCTTTTGATAGAATTGACTCTACCAATTCGAACTTATGCTGGTTTTTAAACTTGGTATAGTAAATTGCTCGCTTACGGATAGGGTCACCTGTGTAATAACGCTCATATTGAAGTGCGCGCATACCAAATGCCTCGCCGCATAAATCCCATGCAAGTTTAAAGATTTTAATGCGTTCTTCTGCATCGACGCCTGCACGTCCACCATAATGACTATCAATACTCGGACGTAATTCAGGATTATCAAAATCAGCTTCTGTTGGCATCATTAATAAGCCACCAGCGCCAATTGTTTGCATCACTTCAATTGCACGTGGATACATTTCTGGCATCATACCACGAATGGTTTCAAGTGCCTCAGGATTTAAACGTGCCTCACCTTGTGGTGTAATCGTAAATTCATGCTCTGCTGTACGTAGTAATGCGCGAATGACTTCAACCGATTGAACGAGTTCACCTAAATCACGTTGTACATTTAGGAACTGATCAACACCGATTGAGTCCGCCACTTTACATGCAACTTCAACAGCAAAGGCAAGCTTTACATAACCACGGACACCCGATTGATGCGCTGGTTGCTCGGCAATTCCTGTCATTGGATACAGTAAATTCGCTGCTTCTACATTGTTATAGAGGAATACTTTATCCCAAGGTACGAGAACATCTTCAAATATTAATAACGCATCCATTTCTTCATAACGAGATGCTAAAGGATGATCGAATGTTGAACGTGTACCATCTTGAAGCGGCTCACGACAGATGATTTTTAACCCCTCCACATCAACCGGCACAGCAAATGCTAATGCATAACGCTCATCTCCTGGTGCAAATCCTGGGAACGAATAAATGATCACTTCATCTGTTATTGCTGCCAATGTCGCAAGCATTTTTGCTCCGCGCACAATAATTCCTTGCGTCGTTTCCTCTACAACACCTAAATGCGTGAATTGATCCGCTTGTTCCTGTGAAGTTTTACTCCGGTCATTTTGTGGGTTGACAATGGCATGCGTTAGGAATATGTCATTATCGCGTAAATGGCGGTAATAATTTTCAATATTTTTTGCCCAGTCTTGATTGTACTTCGCTAAGAACCATGAATTTTGTGCTAGTGATGTGACGACCGTATTTAAGAAATCTGGCGTGCGACCCATCAAGCCAAATGTTTGTCTTGCCAC is part of the Solibacillus sp. FSL K6-1523 genome and harbors:
- a CDS encoding MFS transporter, with the protein product MEKLLQQGKIMVLLILVGQFFTAFVGRSLSTFMVFIGEDLALTKVQLGLFPTALFIGQFLATMPIGYVADRVNTRLLMILLMSVVAGSFLVFAWMDNFYLAFIFILIAGLAYGGMHPVTNKLLVYEFSPSKLTLPMGVKQMSITLASATISILLLPLAVVIGWRWAMTIAVLVLVIVCLVSSIYFIRLPWTEKPVQSTERLWTLVKQLSKSKMLFFTNSSAFILMGVQITFNTYLILFLIETKHWPIYVAGLCLALSELCGAVGRVSWGVISDRFLAGNRWLVLFGITLISTGSLVGLYFSQSTILIVIFIAFIGFALSGFNGIWMTLAVESVDRSLSGFASGYSVTVASIGVFLIPPFFGYFIEQGGYLLAGIFVSSLFLLCALLMIYAMRIFKVT
- a CDS encoding TRAP transporter large permease, which codes for MTFLTIAIFFLLLIMGIPIAMVLGIITIIYFLLNGQVMLLDSTPLRMYSSLENFGLLAIPLFMLMGEIMNEGGITTRLVQFARVLIGHFKGGLAYVTVVANMFLASILGSANAQAAMMSKVMVPQMEKEGYKREFAASITLASSIIAPIIPPSMIFIIYGTLSSTSIGALFMAGIVPGIIYGLVFIGVISFMGYKQNFPKSERAPLKVILKSTFQVLPALLIPITVVVGILKGIFTATESAAVACLIAIVVGLFFYRELDLKKIPKMLISTVTNTATVTYLIIMANIFGWMIAFERIPQLLVDSMLSITESPWVFLLLVNLSLLVVGMLLDGIAALIILVPVLMPLVLALNIDPVHFGVIICINLTLGLLTPPVGTGLFIVSSMADVKFETLVKSVFPFIIISFIVLLFLTYIPDLVLFVPKMLGM
- a CDS encoding TRAP transporter small permease: MVQLLTKFSNLLTKLEEVIMTILMGALAILMIVAVCYRYFLKDPIPWAGEVSIFLLIWTSFIGGSWGLKYGTQASVTFLYDAISDNKKRWLRSAQDLTMIVFLGILIYYAVHWMMLPSMLIQKSSALQIPMWIPYSAVPIGLVFAFVHILTRFINNLVNGEPEVVEKVEGGVS
- a CDS encoding TRAP transporter substrate-binding protein; this encodes MKKLPKFLQIGLFFLMALALVACSSDDKDSTAQKPDEDAGEKVETSVAGDASTELDLPTKTFKLAHITATDHMWHLAAEKFNEELQARSGGKMQVEIYPASQLGTEADMVQQVEAGSIDFALITAAYLSARTPDLAAWFTPYAFNSLQDAYEMSQGELGKEMLKQIEGTGLKPLDYLFAGQRVMITKDKEVTKPSDLKGLKMRVTPSPPLTYFYQSTGAAPEALPLPEVYSALQTGVIDGMDMDLDATITNKYSEVAKYATVTNHMVWPSIILTNEKAFNDLSADAQKIITESLVIASKYAVDTRASQEEDFKKQLADQGMTVTELGADVYAEEIESFDAEYSAKSDLMKRFIEAARN
- a CDS encoding 2-hydroxymuconate tautomerase, which produces MPIVQIQLLEGRTDEQKENIIAKVTESLVEAAEVSPEQVRVIITEILPKHWGVAGKSKK
- a CDS encoding 2-keto-4-pentenoate hydratase, with the translated sequence MTLFNYASQVATAQKTKQAIEKITVSKPDLTVEQAYEIQKISIEQTLTSANRFIGWKMGLTSVAKQQQVGVDSPIYGRLTSSMNLTKNELTAAEYIHPRVEAEVAFVFKKALFGANLTPLDVWDAVESVYLALEVIDSRYQNFSFTLPDVIADNASSTKILLSAQAFSPYALDWSAVEVTLKQNGEDKLFGQGAAVLGHPIYSVIELLTMLEREGRGITPGQLVLTGGITDAIAVEAGDVIEADYGALGKLTLNVK